A window of Methylomonas sp. 11b genomic DNA:
TAACCTTGGCCGACGGCTCGCGAGTAATGCTCAACACGGCCACGGCGCTGGCGATTCATTTCGACGATAACGTGCGCCGGGTGGAGCTGTTGACGGGCGAAGCTTTTTTCGAAGTGGCTAAAAATCCGCAACGGCCGTTTGTGGTCAGCAGCGCCGGCAGCGAAGTCCGGGCGGTTGGCACTGCTTTCAGCGTCCAGCGCCAGTCTGCGCAAACCCAGGTCGAACTGGTCGAGGGCATCGTCGAAATCCAGGATGCCCAACAGCACCGCGAACGGCTGACAGCCGGACAATCGGCTTTGATAAGCGGCCACGCTATCGCCTTACAAGCCGCAAAACGGCCCGAGAATATGGCGCTGTGGCGCGACGGCTATCTAGAGTTTGATGGTTTGCCGCTGCACCAAGCCGTCGCGCAAATCAATCAATACCGGCCCGGACGAGTGGTGTTGCTGAATCCGGCCCTGGCCGACAAGCGGATCAGCGGTTTGTTTCGGTTGGACGCGCTGGATCAAGCCATCGCCAGTTTAAACGCCGCCGTGCCGGAGTTGCAGATTGTCAGCGTCACGCCGTATTTGGTCGTTCTGCGTTAGGCGCTGTTACTTCCCCCATTGAAAAACTACCCATGGGAGCATAAAGGGGAGCCAGGGGGATTTATCCAAAACTAGTCAAGCAAATGCCGTCCAGAATTAACAACGCCATCTCAAATTTCTATTGCCAATTTCCCCGATAAAAAAATTCCCTAACCGCCTGATGTGGGTTTTTAAATAGTTTCCGTCTTAACTAACACCAGCCCGAATGCTGCCGCGTAACCAGACCGAAACCAGGAGAATCCATGCTCAACGCAAAGTATTGCAAAACCGTCTCAGGCAACAAAAGCCGGCACCATGCCGCCAAAGCTGCGTTGCTTGCGGCGCTAATGTCCCAAACCGCCCACAGCGATACCGCCGGCAAACAGCATTTCGACATCCCTGCCCAGTCGTTGAATCAGGCCTTGCTGATGTTCGGCAGGCAAAGCCAGCAACAACTGATGTACGGCACCGACATCGCCGACAACCTGCGCAGCCGTAACTTGCAAGGCGACTATACCGCTGACGAAGCGATCAGGATTTTATTGGGCGATGCGCCGTTACAAGCCGTGACGACCGGCGAAGGGGCTATCACCTTGCAGCCGCGAGCGGCGGAACTGCACAACAATCTGGGGCCGCAGACTATGCCGGCGGTGCAAGTGGTGGGGAAGGCAGTTTATGA
This region includes:
- a CDS encoding FecR family protein, which encodes MSTEPMPDDAERLLEQACAWLSQLHSGEFSTSAQQELNAWRAADSTHEQAWQRAEKLWAGLGQLRGRRVIPGAQPLSGEGGWQAHDEGVRVSRPVAKLDSRLRGNDGLRSLKGRVNTRTRSRRSLTLAVACCALLAVTLTALYPPAFWRADYLTGKGEQRTVTLADGSRVMLNTATALAIHFDDNVRRVELLTGEAFFEVAKNPQRPFVVSSAGSEVRAVGTAFSVQRQSAQTQVELVEGIVEIQDAQQHRERLTAGQSALISGHAIALQAAKRPENMALWRDGYLEFDGLPLHQAVAQINQYRPGRVVLLNPALADKRISGLFRLDALDQAIASLNAAVPELQIVSVTPYLVVLR